CAAGTTACTGTACACTTCTCAAAGGGCACCGAATTGGCGGAACAACCCACCTGCATGTGCAAAGAGGTGGACGAGTGTGCTCGAGACAGTCTACTGCTGCTGCCATTTTGCCATTCTATGTGGTTTCTCTCTAGGTCCCCTGAGTCATCTAGCCACTCTCTGGAGGGATGCTTGGAGAGGGAGTGGCTGAAACATCAGACACGTGACTTTAGATACAACATATTAATACTTTAAAAACTGTCAGTGACAAAATACTGATGTCACAGCTGAAATACAGAGGGAGAAACCACTTGCAACCCTAACCTTGCTGGTTTGAAGAGCTCCTGTCTCCCTGAGGGTCGGTTTAGAGTCTGTCCCACATGACCAAGCCCCTCCCTTTGGAGGACAGGCTTGACCTTTGGTAGATCGGCCATCATGACGTACTCCTCCCTTTTCCTCCCCGTTGACTCCCCTGTCAACTGGCCAGACTCCGAGGACTCCATTGAACTCTGGGACGAGGTGTGCTTTTGCATCTGAGGGGAGGGACTTCGGTTGCGGTTCGTCAATCGCTGTGTGCTTGGGGAGGAGCTACGAGGCTCCAGACCCCGCCTACTACTGCTACTCCTAGTGGTTTCCCAGGTGACAGCAGAGGCCCTCTGAGAGGGGGCAGGTGTTCtgttctctctgccctctctggaTGGGGAGGTGCTATGTAGGAAGTGGGTGGAGCCTTGCCAGGAGCCAGGAGAGGGGTTAGAGCCAGGCCGAGCATCACCGTAAGTGCTTTTTCTCTGGTAAGAGAGGCTAGAGTCACCACCACTGGTGGTTTTCCTGAGGAGTGATTTACCTGGTGGGTCATTCCCTCTTTTGGATGAAGAGGAGTTGCGACTGTCAAGCCTCCGACCGTTGAGGGCCCCACTCTTCTCAGATTTGTGCAGTAGTGATTGGCTGAGGGTGTCATGGCCCCTCCTTGAAGGGGAGGAGCTATGACTATCACGACTTTGACATCTGACAGAGCTGTTCATCTCTGATTTACAAAGCAGTGATTGGCCAGGGGCATCATAGCCCTTTCTCGAAGGGGAGGAGCTTCGACTGTCTAGACTTTGACTATTCAGGTAGTTGTTGGATTCACTTTTGTGCAGAGATGACTGGCTCGGGGTATCATAGCCTCTCCTAGAGGGAGAGGAAGTAGGACGATCACGACTTTGACTTCTGACAGAGCTGTTCGTCTCAGATTTACGAAGCAGTGATTGGCCAGGGGTATCATATCCCTTTCTCGAAGGGGAGGAGCTTTGACTATTTCGACCTTGACTATTCAGGTAGCTGTTGGATTCACTTTTGTGCAGAGGTGACTGGCTCAGGGCATCATAGCCTTTCCCAGAGGGAGAGGAGCTTCCACTGTCACGACCTCGACCATTTCCATAGCCGCTTTTCTCACTTTTACGTAGCAGGGATTGACAAGGAGTGTCAAAGCCACGTCTAGAAGGGGAAGAGCTACCATTTTCATACGCATGAACATTTAAGTCATTCCTAGAATCTGATTTCCGCAGAGATTGTCTTTCGGCATCATAACCCTCCCTAATGGGAGAGCCACATCGGCCGCCGTGTCGACTATGACCATTGAGAGAACTGTTTGTTTCAGATTTGCGAAGGAGGGACTGGCTGGTGGTATTGTAACTCCTCCTCGAAGGAGAAGAATTGCGACTTTCACGACCATGACCATTTATCGCGCTGTTCCCATCAGATTTGCGAAGCAGGGTTTGGCTGGAGGTGTCATAAGCCCTCCCCGAGGGAGACGAGCTTCGGCTGTCACGGCCATTTAAGGAGTTACTTGTTTCAAATTTGCTGACCAGGGATTGTCTGGGGTTTTCGTAACCCCTCCTTGAAGGGGCGGAGCTTCGAGAGTCACGTCCATGACCATTTAAGGAGCGGTTTGTCTCATTCTTGCGCAATGCACTTTTAAAATCTGCAATAGAGTTGGCCTGTGATATAGAACCAACTGAACTGGCCATCGATATTACGTTTTTATTCAAGCCTCTAAAATCAACACCTCGTCCATAAGAGCTCTGGGGGGGACCTCTAGAAGTATGGTCCCGCCCCTCAGACCAGCCCTCAGAGTCTATGCCCCGCCTGTTGAGGGAGGTGGTACATTCACTTCGTTTGAATGGGGAGGTGCTTCGTGAGGGTGAAGAGGTGCGGGACAGAGAGGAGCCTTGTCTCGATGAATTGAACTTCCCAGACTCCTGATAGGAAGGGGAGTTTCTTCTACTGTATGAGCTGTTGAAACCCCTCCGGTTAGTGGAGGCCAGGGATTCTGCAATCTTAAAAGGGGTGGGGCTTGGGGAGCGAGGACCCACCTGAGCCTCAACCTCGATGGTGAGGTCAAATGTGTCAGGAGGTTCAGGGTTTTCCAGAGGCAGGTCTGGGTTTAGTATCTCTGGGTTTAACCTCTCTGAGGCCAGCCCCAGGTTAGGGTTCCTGAAGGGGATGGTAGCTTTGGGCTCAGGGCTCCGGTTGCTGTATAGGGGGTGTCCCCTCTCTGAATGGCGGTAAACGGGAGGGGGGCTCTGATCCCTGAGAGAACGGGCTCCTCCCGCCCTCCCCAGAGAGAAGTAGCCACTCTCACGATTCCTTTCTTCTTTTAaccctaaaaaataaaaacactccATCACATAGGAAGGATATTTTTGACATGGTATACTCATTCTAAACGCTGTAATTATTGATACATTCCAAGGAGTTCTAAGGACGTCCACAACGCAGTTCTACAAGATACTACCACACTACTGATAGCACTATCAATAGGTCCCACCTCAACTCATGACATTGAACACAGGTACCTGACCACATCATCATGTAAATAACACCTATGGCTGTAATAAGATACATGTGGTTAAGTGCAGTCCTCACCTGAGTGGCTGCCAATCCTGCCCCTGCTATTGGCCTCCTCCATCCAGGCTTTGGGGTTGGTTCGGTGGGGTGGTGGGTCCAGGCGGGTCATGGTGAGGTGAGTTGAGTGGTGCCGGAGAGGCAGGTAGTCGTCCTCTGCACTGACGGAGCCACTGAGATCAGCGTAGACACTCTGGTCCCGACAGCTGGAAGAGGAGATAGCGTGAAGAGGAGATATTCATAGaatggtggagagagggagagaatgagggagtGAGAAAGTATATCTATTGTCCCTCTAGAATCGCAATATGAGGCTCATTGACTACTTGGTTTACAAAGCGTGCTCAATTAGTTACTTGTTTGAAGTTCTTTGTACCTAGTTCGTAAATGACATTTCCCCCCTGCAAAATGCCTAAATATAAAGCCCAATCAAATGCCAAGTCTCCAAAGGTACCTCAACAAAAGTGCACAGAGTAAACAAACATTATTTTCTACTAATCATGTATCCTTAGTGGAGCTTCTATCTCAGACACACACTAGATCCAATAGATTCTGAAGAGAACCTGTCAGTGCTGTCGTCGTCGTCTCCGTCACAGATGTAGAGGTCACAGTCAGGGCTCAGGATGCACAAGGAGCTCTCTTCGTAACCCAGCTGATCTCCTCTGACATCACAGTAGCTGCTCACAACTGACAGGCCATCAGAGTCCTCCTGATAGGTCAATGAGAACACACAGACCAATCACAACGTACGGCAAACACAACATCAGCCGATAGGGCTACATGTGACTTAATGTATTGAAGTGTAATACCATGTTAACTAACACTTTCTGCAATTGTCAATAATTCTGGTTATAGGAAATTAAATGTCAATTTTCACAAAAAACAAATACCAGACACTGACAAATACTGTTTGTACTATGAGACAAAAGCAAACACTGACAAGATAAGACAGTGAACAGCCATAGAAACTACACATTTTGTTGGAACTAGCACAATTTAACTCACTAGGCCTACAATGCATAATTAATTTACAGATACAAATTAACAATGAACACAGGTTTAACGCAGTTGTCATTACCAAACCTGAACGCAACACATCCAAGTCTCTTTATAGATCCATTTCCATATGGGGAAGTTCATGAATagtgtctcccctctgtctcactcttCTGTTCCTCCAGACCTCCCTCTCATACTCACACGTTCTGTCTGTCGCTGGATTAGAGTGTCACTGTTGTAACTCTACCTAGATTGTGGTTCTCCTCATTATTATTTCATAGCAGTTGTTTTCTTGACATATCCAACCCTTCTGGGTTGTCTTCAAATACATACTCTAATCTTCAGTTTGACTTGAATGAATGGCAATATCAACAACAACTCTATAACATTATAATACTAGGTAGGTATACAAAAGATATTGCAATGTAACACAGCAATGAAAAACAATGAGATAAGATCTGACTTCCACAAAATGTATATTGCCATAATTTGTGGCAATCAAAGGCAAAACAAGGAGAATGCTATGCTACCAATAAAGAGTCGTGGCTTCATAAATGAATGCGCCTTTGCAATGACATACTGTGTGTAGATGTGGGCTGGCTGGTGCTTTCTGTAACCTGCCTTCATGTATAATGTTACCAGTGATTCCCAAAAGGGCAGTAAATGATCTCCCTTCATTAATTTGTAATGGGAACGTTCTCATCACCGCCCTCCTCATATATTTTTCCTCATACGTTCCTCCTTATTCATTACACTCAACACAGGGTCATACCTCACCAACGTCTGTTACTGAGCACTTTGTAGTTCATCTTCAACACTTTGAGTGTTACTGGTTAAAGGCTTCTCTAGAGTAGTCTGCTAGCCAGAGTTGAAGTAGACTCAAAGTCAACATTACCACTCAGCCATCTCCCTTACTTCCTCTCATGTATTGATCCATGACTGTCTGACCGCAATGTCTATCTGACCCTTTCCCTGAACCCATATCTTACCTTACAGCTCAGTCTGTATAGGCCCAGATAATCCTATCACTCACCACTCTTCTAATCCCCTCTCCCTTTGTCTTGAGTCCCTCACCTTGGCACTGGCGTCCCTCTCCACTGCCTGTGGTGCTGTTAGTAGTGTTGGTGGAGGTCCAGTGCCTTGCCCTGGCTCCTTCTCCGCTGTGAGGCTCAGCTGTGGTGTTTCGGCTGTACCCGTGCCCGAGTGCAGGTGCTTCTGGCGCAGGCAGTCGTGGCAGCGGGAGGAGTCGAAGATGTTGGGCTGGAACTTGGGACAGATAAGGTCATCGCCGGAGAGGGGCATTGCGCGTCCGGAGGTGGCAGTCGCTCACTCATCGCACCCCTCAGAGAACACTGAGGAACAACACAGGCTGTAAAGGCAGAGTAAAACCAAACACAGTATTTAATGAGCTTAAAACACCACAAATTAGAAAAAGTGGTTGTAGTAAAACAGTAGTACTTAAGGAAAAATAGTGGATTTCAAAAGAATATACAGTAGTCTATAAGGAGAGAATAACAGCTAAAAACCTTTCAACATTTATATTAAATGTGCACATTGCAAGACATTGTTGGGATATTATTACAGTGTAGTAGAGCTGGAAGCAATGCTGTAGCATATTTGATCCACAAGGGTAGTTATTTCATGGTTAGTGCGATAAAACGGAACAGTTAAGCTAAGTGAAAACTAATTACACAAGAGGATATAGTGAAACACAATACAGATAGGAAGATATCAGAACTATTTCCAGCATATCATTAATATCATTACTAAACGTCACTGAGAGCACTTGGTAACATCCCAATTTAAAAACATTTCAGCAATGAAAATCTAAATACAAGTCAAAGTATTGAAGAATGAATTGCTAGATTTCTTAATGTGTATTATTTTTCATTTAATTATTCTCTTCTAAATTTGAGGAAGAGGTTTTCAACGATACCTGACAGAAGAGTCCTCAGCCGTCAGTTAAACTGAGAATATGCCATTTAGAGATAGAGAATATACTGTCCATCAGACCCCCGGCACATGTCTCTTCCCCCTGCTCACAATCCCCCTGAGGCTCCCACTCTTGCATGGATCCGATTGGCTGTTCCGACAATGGATGAAACTGATGCACTTCTGACTGCCATGTTGGCTCTGCTTAACATTACAGAGAACCTATCAGTCTGCCAGATCTAGAACCAATATGGAGTCAGTTGCATGACAGTAACTCTGTTGAGGGTTGTATTAGATATCATGGGCTTTAGAAAGCAAAATGAAATGCTTGTGACAGATGGCACGCGTTAGCTCAGGTtaatgtaaataaataaacactTCTAAGGTATGAGATTAGCATACATTAAGATCCTTGATTATACAACATTTCTTGAAATCAATCAAACAAATGAGGGCATAGTGGTACTATGTCTAGAAATACACACGTAAAGATCTATTCTCTGATGCTCTGAAAAGGATGTTGACTGAGGAGTCAGGTTTCCTATCAAACAATAGGCTATAGAACTAGAGGGATTCACAGACTATTGGTTTATACAAGgatataaacatttaaaaaatattaaaGCAAGTGATTCGTATATATTCCTTCCTTTTAATCCAACTTTGAGCATATACACATTGTATGAAATACAACATTACCAAAACAGTTAGCATATAAACCAAAATGTAGAAAGGAGAGAGCATAACAAAGGAAACAGCAGACAGGTTGTGTCCAATTGGTGAAAACAAAACAGTATTTGAAAGGGGCGCTCTGGATTGAGCAGACAttggctttcaatgagaatgactaTTTGCAGTTTGTGTATTGGTGATTTTGTTTGCTCCGTAGACTTTCCCAACTGGTACCATAGAAACTCTAAAATGTCCATCATGGCTGATTAGGATCCTGATCAAACAAAAAGGCCAGACAGACCCTTACACTGCAAATCTATTTTTCCTAACTCTCAGTCCTTGTGATGTACCCTCTTCCCAGTCAGTCTGCGTCTTTGCTTCTTGGTGGTCCTCCCAACTCTGTTCTTCTCAATTCTGCCCTTCTTGTCTGTGGCACTTGGCTTTTTGTCTGTTGGCCGGCCTCGTCCTTTGCCTTCCTGCTTCCCTTTCCTGCTTCCCTTCCGCTGCGTCTGGTGAGCGTGGAGCGAGGCGTTCAGTGAGCAGATTCTGCAGACAGGGAGAAGGGGGGATAATAACGTGTGAGAAAAACTTGTCACCACAGTGCTCATATTGTTATATAGGAATCATATTAGACAAAATTAGCTGTCAGAACTGAATACAGAATGAGAATAGAACAGGAATTGGGGGCTCATTACTATTCATTAGCAGGGTGTATAACACAGTTGTTGAGGAATAATGCAATTTGCATAAATTATCACCCGTTTTATAACTCCTCCAGTGAATATTACCATTATCAATGACACATAAATGTTATTGATAGACACGTCAAATTACACATTTTAATTACACATCTTTAGGATATGAAGCCACAAATTGTGCATTCAAATCTGTAAAATATTATTGACAGGGAAAGAGTACAAGTGTTTTTCACTAAATGTGAGTGAGGATGAACACAACATACTTTTTATTGAGGATGGGATTACCAGATTTCTTTGGCATAGCGCTAATTTTCTCctgctcctccacctcctcctcctcaccgtCCTCAGTAACCTTCAAAAGACAATTTACAGTTTGAATACCTTTCAGAGAAACTATTTCAAAACATAAGAACATGGGACGTGGAAATCAGTAACAAATGCTTTACATGATTGGTTGCTGACGCAAAGAGACTGGCCCCTGTGAGGTCAAGGTCACTGATGGTTGTTACGGTAACAGTGTGGTTGGGGTGATCGTACTGTACAGACTCGGTTGTGCCCGTTATCACATCCTCCAATTCatcttcttcatcatcatcatcatctgtggAGAGTTAACCATAACAATAAGAGTAAGTAAGCAGATTAAATGGATTCACACTACATGTTTACTTCTGGTTAAACCTGAAAACACAGATACGGCATGTGAAGGCAGCCAACAATATTCTGTCAAGCCTAACCGACATGTTTAATTATTTCGCTCAAACTCACCGAGAGCCTCTTTTCTTTCCTGCAGTAATTTCAAATACTCCTTGTGTCTCTGGAATTAAAGAGTAAATATGATTAGTGCCCCCTTCTGTCCACATTGTTAGTATTCCCTTCATCTAAACCTCTACTAAAGTGACAACAGTTTTACACACCATGTCTATTTAATTAACACTTGGGTTTTAATCTTGTGCTTTCATTTAGCTGGTGTTTACCTCTTCTTTGACTCTCTTCTGCTCCTCCTTTATCTTGGTCTGGATTTCCACCACTGCTGCTTTCCTCCTCTCCACCTTTCTCTTGTGGAATCCTGTCAGATAGTCCCTGCAAGAGATAAGATAAGTCAAATAGATGAGTACATTCATGACAAGTCACTTGTGGTCAATTTATAACATTCACCAATACTTAACTACTGATAGGATTAAAAGGAAACTTGGCAAACCTATTAGAGGTCCACTAAACAAAGACAGAGAGGCAGGATGATGTGGCTTATGGTTCTCTATCAACGATGAAGGCATTTCATACAAGTTGACCATGTAAATGAGACTTACATAGCAATCTAGCtagtttatttaaaaaataatgtatgcactcactaactgtaagtcgctctggataagagcgtctgctaaatgactaaaatgtaatgtaaatgtttagcCAGAGATGCTCtatagttagctaacgttagcttgctatgCGTTGAGGGATTCCTGTGCTGTTTATAATGTGCCAAACTCACTGTCGCTCGTTATCGTTGAACATGACCACACATTTCTCTCTTTTCTTAGATCCAGGTTTAAATTTCTCATGCTTCCCCTTTTCCTTTTTGTTCCAGTTCTTCATGTTTTTCATTTTGAGAACACGTGAGCTTGTTTTTCAGCTGGCTTTTTGCTTCAGTACTTCCTAATTTGTGTGTGCATCATACAAAGTGGTCCGACTGGGACAAACTCCCAAGCACTTTGGTTCTTTGAAATTGTGGCCACTCTCTCACCAATGCCCAGTTCTAGAAGTGTAATGGAaaaaaagtgcattgaaattaatGTTAGTTATTCAGAATTCTGATGCAAGTAAAATAACATTGCCGTGCCTACATTAAACATTGATAAGTGCAAGACTTTAATATTTCCAACATATTTATGGACAATCTGTTGAAAATACACAAAGCAATTGGCCAATATCAACATTTTTGCACTGTTGAAATCAAAGCCTATGAGGATGGAATAATCTGTTTGGTGGACACTTTTTACCTCAGAGCAGTGTGACCAACACAAATTTGATAATGTAGGTAGGTGTGCAAGTTTCAAATATAGACCACGTTCCACTCTGAACATGAAACCGGGTAGTCAAATACTGGGATCCACAGTCTCCTGGGACATTCCTATGGATTCCTATGGATTAATACAGAAAGACAGCGAGTCTGGAGACAATAGTTATTTCTACTGTGGGGAGTGGCTGTAAGACACCACTATTCAGTCCAAGTCAAATAAAATATTTcagggaggggaggtggagacaGAAAAGGAGGGCACATACATCATGAGCTCAACAATAAGGCCAGAGACTGAGGAAGAGAGAGCCAAGGGCCAGAGAGAAAGAACCAGCAAGTAGCCAAGTAAGCAGAAAGAGAGCAGTATAGTAAAGTGTGGGTGGTCCTCTTCCCCCACCTTCAGGTGGATAAACAGTACCAGTGTAGTTTTGTTG
This sequence is a window from Coregonus clupeaformis isolate EN_2021a chromosome 7, ASM2061545v1, whole genome shotgun sequence. Protein-coding genes within it:
- the LOC121570410 gene encoding nucleolar protein 12 produces the protein MKNMKNWNKKEKGKHEKFKPGSKKREKCVVMFNDNERQDYLTGFHKRKVERRKAAVVEIQTKIKEEQKRVKEERHKEYLKLLQERKEALDDDDDEEDELEDVITGTTESVQYDHPNHTVTVTTISDLDLTGASLFASATNHVTEDGEEEEVEEQEKISAMPKKSGNPILNKKICSLNASLHAHQTQRKGSRKGKQEGKGRGRPTDKKPSATDKKGRIEKNRVGRTTKKQRRRLTGKRVHHKD